One stretch of Planctomycetota bacterium DNA includes these proteins:
- a CDS encoding glycoside hydrolase family 57 protein, producing MASVCFYFQVHQPFRLRRYSVFDSAANYFDEFRNAEICRKVASKCYLPTNRVLLDLVRQYGRDFAVSFSITGVALEQFEHWAPEVVQSFQALVDTGQVELLAETYYHSLSFLYSREEFREQVAAHSAKMTEVFGVRPTVFRNTELIYNNDLGHFIQGMGYQGVLAEGADHILGYRSPNFVYRPIGADRISLLLKNYRLSDDIAFRFSDRGWAEWPLTAEKFAGWVNQVNGNGFVVNLFMDYETFGEHQWADSGIFDFLYHVPEHVLKHPDNNFMTPSQVVRTYAPVAELDIPHMISWADIERDLSAWLGNAMQSNALHELYRLEEQVKQKGDPQLLHDWRCLQTSDHFYYMCTKWFADGDVHKYFNPYESPYDSYINFMNVLDNLRTRLRR from the coding sequence ATGGCCAGCGTCTGCTTTTATTTTCAGGTCCATCAGCCGTTTCGCCTGCGCCGGTACAGCGTTTTCGACTCGGCCGCGAACTACTTCGACGAGTTCAGGAACGCCGAGATCTGCCGCAAGGTCGCTTCCAAGTGCTACCTTCCGACGAACCGGGTGCTGCTGGACCTCGTCCGCCAGTACGGGCGCGACTTCGCCGTCTCGTTTTCCATCACGGGCGTTGCGTTGGAGCAGTTCGAGCACTGGGCGCCCGAAGTGGTCCAGTCGTTCCAGGCGCTGGTGGACACGGGCCAGGTGGAACTCCTGGCCGAAACGTACTACCACAGCCTGTCGTTCCTCTACAGCCGCGAGGAGTTCCGCGAGCAGGTGGCGGCCCACTCGGCGAAAATGACCGAAGTGTTCGGCGTCCGGCCAACGGTGTTTCGCAACACCGAACTGATTTACAACAACGACCTCGGCCACTTCATCCAGGGGATGGGCTACCAGGGAGTTCTGGCCGAAGGGGCCGACCACATCCTGGGGTACCGCAGCCCGAATTTCGTTTACCGCCCCATCGGCGCCGACCGCATCAGCCTTCTGCTGAAGAACTATCGCCTTTCGGACGACATCGCGTTCCGCTTCTCCGACCGGGGCTGGGCGGAGTGGCCGCTGACGGCCGAGAAATTCGCCGGTTGGGTGAACCAGGTGAACGGGAACGGTTTCGTTGTGAACCTCTTCATGGACTACGAGACGTTCGGCGAGCACCAGTGGGCCGACTCGGGAATCTTCGACTTCCTGTATCACGTGCCCGAACACGTTCTGAAACACCCGGACAACAACTTCATGACGCCTTCCCAGGTTGTCCGGACCTACGCCCCCGTCGCCGAACTCGACATTCCCCACATGATCTCATGGGCGGACATCGAGCGGGACCTTTCGGCCTGGCTCGGCAATGCCATGCAATCCAACGCCCTGCACGAACTCTACCGCCTGGAGGAGCAGGTCAAGCAGAAGGGCGATCCCCAGTTGCTCCACGATTGGCGGTGCCTCCAGACTTCCGATCACTTCTATTACATGTGCACCAAATGGTTCGCCGACGGCGACGTGCACAAGTACTTCAACCCCTACGAGTCGCCGTACGATTCCTACATCAACTTCATGAACGTCCTGGATAACCTTCGCACGCGCCTGCGGCGCTAG
- a CDS encoding type II toxin-antitoxin system HicB family antitoxin codes for MRAIKLIVEKHPDGYVAYPLGLKGVVVGEGDSYEEALADVRSAIRFHIEAFGPEVLEGRL; via the coding sequence ATGAGAGCGATCAAACTGATTGTCGAGAAGCACCCGGACGGATACGTGGCCTACCCGCTGGGCCTCAAGGGCGTGGTGGTGGGCGAGGGCGACTCGTACGAAGAGGCCCTGGCCGACGTGCGATCCGCCATCCGGTTCCACATCGAGGCCTTCGGCCCGGAGGTTCTTGAAGGCCGCTTATGA
- a CDS encoding type II toxin-antitoxin system HicB family antitoxin: protein MKLRVLVEQDEDGKYVVTCPSLPGCVSEGDTREAALANIQDAIEGYLKSLRKHGEAVPVATAGT from the coding sequence ATGAAATTGCGGGTTCTGGTCGAACAGGATGAGGACGGCAAATACGTTGTCACATGCCCGTCTCTTCCGGGTTGCGTTTCCGAGGGCGACACGCGCGAGGCGGCCCTGGCGAACATCCAGGACGCCATCGAGGGGTATCTCAAAAGCCTTCGCAAGCACGGCGAGGCTGTCCCGGTTGCTACCGCCGGAACCTAG